One Paraburkholderia phytofirmans OLGA172 genomic window carries:
- a CDS encoding response regulator transcription factor, with amino-acid sequence MASVLLVDDDAETLAAWAANCVADGFQVKTASDGKSALAMFIESPVDIVVADWRMPVMSGSERKWRSRASIESAKISTRRS; translated from the coding sequence ATGGCAAGCGTACTGCTGGTAGATGACGACGCGGAAACCCTCGCCGCTTGGGCGGCGAACTGTGTCGCGGACGGATTTCAAGTGAAGACGGCGAGCGACGGCAAGTCAGCATTGGCAATGTTCATCGAATCCCCTGTAGACATAGTGGTCGCCGACTGGCGCATGCCGGTGATGTCGGGGAGCGAACGGAAATGGCGCTCCCGAGCCAGTATCGAGTCAGCAAAAATTTCTACTCGCCGTAGTTAG
- a CDS encoding DUF421 domain-containing protein, translating into MQMLIALFGEGKDLSSLQIAMRAAATFFAALVFIRISGRRSFGQRSPFDYVVAILLGATLSRAIVGASPAVPTLVASLVIVLIHRALAWACIRSRALESLVVGVEREVYSDGRFNEREMLAALITRTDVLETVRQELGSDALDRVKSAILERNGEISIIRKTDPSRP; encoded by the coding sequence ATGCAAATGCTCATTGCACTTTTCGGAGAGGGAAAGGACCTTTCTTCATTACAGATAGCGATGCGCGCGGCGGCTACGTTTTTTGCCGCTCTGGTCTTCATCCGGATATCGGGGCGACGTTCCTTCGGGCAGCGCTCACCTTTCGATTATGTTGTTGCCATTCTGCTCGGTGCGACACTGAGCCGAGCTATTGTTGGCGCGTCGCCCGCCGTCCCGACCCTTGTCGCGTCGCTTGTCATCGTTCTGATCCATCGCGCACTCGCCTGGGCGTGTATCCGCTCTCGGGCGCTGGAATCGTTAGTGGTAGGAGTTGAGCGAGAGGTCTACAGTGACGGCCGATTTAACGAACGTGAGATGCTGGCAGCGTTGATAACCCGAACCGATGTCCTTGAGACAGTTCGCCAGGAACTGGGCTCTGATGCCCTCGACCGGGTGAAAAGTGCAATTCTCGAGCGCAACGGCGAGATAAGTATTATCCGAAAGACGGATCCTTCGCGACCGTAA
- a CDS encoding CsbD family protein, with protein sequence METTKGEGTLREVAGDVQQAAGNLLDNAGAQVSGTAKELGGKAQQLYADFADVVRESTVERPLAALAIAAGAGFILGALYAANRSRPDNVRSDWRDRE encoded by the coding sequence ATGGAAACGACGAAAGGAGAAGGAACGCTACGGGAAGTTGCCGGCGACGTACAGCAAGCCGCCGGGAACCTGCTGGACAATGCCGGAGCGCAGGTTAGCGGAACAGCGAAGGAACTGGGCGGCAAAGCGCAGCAACTCTATGCCGATTTTGCGGATGTCGTACGCGAGTCTACTGTGGAGCGACCGCTCGCGGCGCTGGCGATTGCGGCCGGCGCGGGCTTTATCCTCGGAGCGCTATACGCAGCGAATCGCTCGAGGCCCGATAACGTTCGGAGCGACTGGAGAGATCGGGAGTAA
- a CDS encoding TIGR00366 family protein: protein MIQRISAFFTQVVHRFLPDPLIFAILLTIVTFALALGLTPKAPADLVMLWGSGFWNLLAFSMQMAMILVTGHALASSGPVKRMLVALASSARTPGQGVMLVAFVGGVACAINWGFGLVLGAMLAREVARRVPGTDYRLLVASAYMGFLTWHGGLSGSVPLVAATKGNPMEKTVGLIPVSHTIFTGYNAFITIGLIILLPILARLMMPKPEDVVTVDPALLQDPPSVERKLPPNATFAERMEESRILALLVAALCAVFLVIRFVKKGFVLDIDTVNLVFLAAGIVLHKTPMAYARAVAGAAKGASAIMIQFPFYAGIQALMDHSGLAGVITKWFVDIANVHTFPLLAFLSSALINFAVPSGGGHWVVQGPFVMPAAQALGADLGKSAMAIAYGEAWTNMAQPFWALPALAIAGLGVRDIMGYCVTALLFSGVIFVAGMYLF from the coding sequence TTGATTCAGCGAATTTCCGCCTTCTTTACTCAGGTGGTGCACCGGTTTTTGCCGGACCCCCTGATTTTTGCCATCCTCTTAACCATCGTGACCTTCGCGCTCGCGCTTGGTTTGACGCCGAAGGCACCTGCGGACCTCGTGATGCTATGGGGTTCTGGCTTCTGGAATCTGCTCGCGTTCTCGATGCAGATGGCGATGATTCTTGTGACCGGCCACGCATTGGCGAGCTCAGGCCCGGTCAAGCGGATGCTGGTCGCCCTGGCGAGCTCCGCGCGTACACCGGGCCAAGGCGTGATGCTGGTGGCGTTTGTGGGCGGAGTCGCCTGCGCCATTAACTGGGGCTTCGGTCTGGTCCTTGGTGCGATGCTTGCGCGTGAGGTCGCGAGACGTGTTCCGGGAACGGACTACCGCCTCCTCGTCGCGAGCGCCTACATGGGGTTCCTGACGTGGCACGGCGGCCTGTCTGGCTCTGTGCCGCTCGTGGCCGCGACCAAGGGCAATCCAATGGAGAAGACAGTAGGTCTGATTCCGGTATCGCACACCATATTCACCGGCTACAACGCATTTATCACCATTGGCCTCATCATTCTGTTGCCGATTCTGGCGAGACTCATGATGCCGAAGCCGGAGGATGTCGTCACGGTGGACCCAGCGCTTTTGCAGGACCCGCCAAGCGTTGAACGCAAACTTCCTCCTAACGCAACGTTCGCCGAGAGAATGGAAGAAAGCCGGATTCTGGCGCTCCTGGTGGCGGCGTTGTGCGCCGTGTTTCTGGTAATCCGATTCGTCAAGAAAGGCTTCGTACTTGATATCGATACCGTGAACCTCGTGTTCCTCGCAGCAGGTATCGTGCTTCACAAGACGCCGATGGCATACGCGCGCGCTGTGGCCGGCGCAGCGAAAGGTGCTTCTGCCATCATGATTCAGTTCCCGTTCTACGCTGGCATTCAGGCCCTTATGGACCATTCGGGGCTGGCTGGCGTAATTACGAAGTGGTTCGTCGACATCGCGAACGTCCACACATTTCCGCTTCTGGCGTTCCTGAGTTCGGCGCTTATCAATTTCGCGGTGCCGTCTGGCGGCGGTCATTGGGTGGTGCAGGGACCGTTCGTTATGCCGGCGGCGCAAGCGCTCGGCGCGGACCTCGGCAAGTCCGCGATGGCAATTGCCTACGGCGAAGCGTGGACGAATATGGCGCAGCCGTTCTGGGCACTGCCTGCACTTGCTATCGCCGGTTTGGGCGTTCGAGACATCATGGGCTACTGCGTGACGGCGCTTCTGTTTTCAGGCGTGATTTTTGTGGCTGGTATGTACCTGTTCTGA
- a CDS encoding Uma2 family endonuclease, producing the protein MATPALLDHDELLAAWCRVTPNTEFVERYRYELDELGEAVLNPSPSARRQIVLTDVYCHLTEYMGHGAAMSVAISTRSFGIRVPDVVWMPCDKWESFDRDGPVPFVPDLCVEVLLDSDRAQDIDRRIASYLEGGASEVIVVNHFGRVEFWGARGRQPTSTFGITLPLDRMYFEERDVPTILSVRC; encoded by the coding sequence ATGGCTACGCCTGCTCTTCTGGACCATGACGAACTGCTCGCCGCTTGGTGTCGCGTCACTCCGAATACAGAATTTGTCGAGCGTTACCGGTATGAACTGGACGAACTCGGCGAGGCTGTTCTGAATCCTTCCCCGTCTGCCAGGCGCCAGATAGTGCTCACAGATGTCTACTGTCACCTGACCGAATACATGGGCCATGGCGCGGCAATGTCGGTGGCCATTTCGACACGGTCATTTGGCATCAGGGTCCCGGACGTCGTGTGGATGCCGTGTGATAAGTGGGAAAGCTTCGACCGCGACGGCCCAGTGCCGTTTGTGCCCGACCTCTGCGTTGAAGTGCTTCTCGATAGCGACAGGGCGCAGGACATCGACCGCCGCATAGCAAGCTATCTGGAGGGCGGCGCGAGTGAGGTAATCGTTGTGAACCACTTTGGACGCGTTGAATTCTGGGGCGCAAGAGGCCGGCAGCCAACTTCAACTTTCGGGATAACACTCCCGCTTGACCGCATGTATTTCGAAGAACGTGACGTGCCGACTATTCTGAGCGTTCGTTGTTGA
- a CDS encoding ParB-like protein has translation MNTATIKNLRPTQLTHGLREIRQKTQFYRSLSGHDLEMAIAEKPVPVVLGPGGSAFAIDHHHVATALWHAGIKTMPAVLVADLSSLSYGEFWLSMENQRWTYPYDAKGQRRNFADMPDHVWALADDEYRSLAASVRDAGGYEKTTVPLEEFRWADLFRTYLPCPGTDEEFASLERQALKLARSSVAEGLPGYIGKAGS, from the coding sequence TTGAATACTGCAACCATCAAAAACCTGCGCCCAACCCAACTGACGCACGGTCTGCGCGAAATACGTCAGAAGACCCAGTTTTATCGATCGCTTTCCGGCCATGACCTTGAGATGGCGATAGCGGAAAAGCCTGTTCCTGTTGTATTGGGTCCTGGCGGTTCGGCTTTTGCGATTGACCATCATCACGTCGCGACCGCTTTGTGGCATGCCGGGATAAAGACGATGCCCGCAGTGCTGGTTGCGGACCTGTCGTCGCTGTCCTACGGGGAGTTCTGGTTGTCAATGGAAAACCAGCGCTGGACCTATCCGTACGACGCCAAAGGTCAACGCAGAAACTTCGCGGACATGCCGGACCACGTCTGGGCGTTAGCCGACGACGAATATCGCAGCCTCGCGGCGTCGGTTCGGGACGCTGGCGGCTACGAAAAGACGACAGTGCCCCTCGAAGAGTTCCGGTGGGCGGACCTGTTTCGCACCTATCTTCCATGTCCAGGAACTGACGAAGAATTTGCTTCCTTAGAACGACAGGCGTTGAAGTTGGCAAGGAGTTCAGTCGCGGAGGGGTTGCCCGGCTACATAGGCAAGGCCGGTTCCTGA
- a CDS encoding DUF2442 domain-containing protein, which yields MDCRVVSVHFDNQRLFLDLADGRAVQFPLDRFPVLRAATTAERAHFAISLDRQQLYWPELDEEMNIAALFQSSRDSTQH from the coding sequence ATGGACTGCAGGGTGGTAAGTGTGCATTTCGACAACCAACGCCTGTTTCTCGACCTGGCTGACGGTCGGGCGGTCCAGTTTCCACTGGACCGGTTCCCTGTCCTGCGGGCAGCTACAACAGCGGAGCGCGCGCATTTTGCAATCTCTTTGGACCGCCAGCAGTTGTACTGGCCGGAACTGGACGAAGAGATGAACATCGCCGCTTTGTTTCAGTCCTCGCGAGACAGCACGCAACACTAG
- a CDS encoding ATP-binding protein, protein MESNRAPSQTDELARRPARPADYAAENRALVALAQAQAGPRSEFLQAIADTALALCRAGSAGISLVEGPDDNRVFRWLAVAGLCADLRGHTTAWDECPCAVTLEAGTPQLFVNPQTQFPCLAFPGVDVPEGIVVPITAENAGLGAIWVMSHTEDCRFDLEDVRLLSNLAVFAGSALTIVNARDSGEESDRRHNEFIAMLSHELRNPMTPIDGAISAAKRLCAEDERAVEVLTIAQRQMRHLRTLVDDLLDAARLKHGKLAIKHSDTSLSDIVFDAVTAVRHHIASRRHTLKITGLDEPILVCADHVRLSQVLGNLLSNAAKYTPVGGTIELSVRVEPDNSREEASGLIVIDVADNGMGIDSAVQPHVFELFAQSARGQARSEGGLGIGLAVAKRMVELHHGTISIRSEGSGKGTVVTLRLPIAPTIADTDAVAPSATAATPEPTRLLLVDDNQDALKALSVLLELEGHEVTTSDNGRDAIRLMSEKQPEVAIIDVGMPEMDGFEVARTVRLNRGFDDIILVALTGYASESDKSRALAAGFDFHLTKPLSLDKLQYILANRANGTLRGIV, encoded by the coding sequence ATGGAAAGCAATCGCGCGCCCAGTCAAACGGATGAGCTCGCCCGCAGACCGGCCCGCCCCGCAGATTATGCGGCCGAGAACCGGGCGCTCGTGGCACTCGCCCAAGCTCAGGCCGGCCCGCGCTCCGAATTTCTGCAAGCCATCGCGGACACGGCTCTGGCACTGTGCCGCGCGGGTAGCGCTGGTATCAGTCTTGTCGAAGGACCAGACGACAACCGGGTCTTCAGGTGGCTCGCGGTTGCCGGGCTCTGCGCTGACCTGCGCGGCCATACGACCGCATGGGACGAGTGCCCGTGCGCCGTGACCCTGGAGGCGGGGACACCGCAACTATTCGTCAACCCGCAGACCCAGTTCCCTTGCCTTGCGTTTCCGGGAGTCGACGTACCGGAAGGAATTGTCGTTCCAATCACGGCTGAGAATGCGGGGCTAGGGGCGATATGGGTGATGTCACATACAGAGGATTGCAGATTTGACCTCGAAGACGTCAGACTGCTCTCCAACCTCGCCGTTTTCGCCGGCTCGGCGTTGACCATCGTCAATGCGCGCGACAGCGGTGAAGAGAGCGACCGGCGGCATAACGAATTTATCGCGATGCTCAGTCACGAGTTGCGAAATCCAATGACGCCAATCGATGGCGCCATCAGTGCAGCAAAACGACTTTGCGCCGAAGACGAAAGAGCCGTCGAAGTGCTGACCATCGCGCAACGCCAGATGAGACATTTGCGCACGCTGGTCGATGACCTGCTCGACGCCGCCCGTCTGAAACATGGCAAGCTCGCTATCAAGCACAGCGACACGTCACTCAGCGACATTGTGTTCGATGCCGTGACAGCCGTCAGACACCACATCGCATCCCGCAGGCACACACTCAAAATAACTGGACTCGACGAGCCCATCCTCGTGTGTGCTGACCATGTCCGCCTGAGCCAGGTGCTGGGTAACCTCCTTTCGAACGCAGCGAAATACACACCTGTCGGCGGCACCATCGAACTCAGCGTTCGCGTCGAGCCAGACAACTCGCGCGAAGAAGCATCCGGGCTGATTGTTATTGATGTCGCTGACAACGGCATGGGCATCGATAGCGCGGTCCAGCCACACGTCTTCGAGTTATTCGCGCAGTCTGCCCGCGGCCAGGCACGTTCCGAAGGAGGCTTGGGAATCGGGCTCGCGGTGGCGAAGCGGATGGTCGAACTGCACCATGGCACCATCTCAATCAGAAGTGAAGGCTCGGGCAAAGGCACGGTTGTGACTCTTCGTTTGCCGATAGCCCCGACGATAGCGGATACGGACGCAGTCGCCCCCAGCGCGACCGCTGCGACTCCCGAGCCGACACGTCTCCTGCTCGTTGACGACAATCAGGATGCGCTCAAAGCGCTGAGCGTTTTGCTCGAGCTTGAAGGTCACGAAGTAACAACGTCGGACAACGGGCGCGACGCCATACGGCTGATGTCTGAAAAGCAACCTGAGGTCGCAATCATCGACGTGGGGATGCCGGAAATGGACGGCTTCGAAGTTGCACGAACCGTTCGCCTGAATCGCGGATTCGACGACATCATACTGGTAGCGCTCACGGGCTATGCATCCGAATCCGACAAGTCGAGGGCACTGGCGGCCGGCTTCGATTTCCATCTGACCAAGCCACTTTCGCTCGATAAGCTGCAGTACATCCTGGCGAATCGTGCCAACGGTACGTTGCGGGGCATCGTCTAA
- a CDS encoding PRC-barrel domain-containing protein yields the protein MIQRTTTLVSAGLLAAIFTTGALAQGAPQSITEKRTDVVQLSAGYRASRLEGATVYNRDKEKIGTVDDLVVAPNDSSAYAILSVGGFLGMGKHLVAVPFRDLQIDRRQLILPDATKKSVEALPEFRYAPE from the coding sequence ATGATTCAACGAACGACCACGCTTGTTTCCGCGGGACTGCTCGCCGCGATCTTTACCACAGGTGCGCTGGCTCAAGGGGCGCCTCAATCCATTACGGAAAAGCGGACTGATGTCGTCCAGCTCTCCGCTGGATACCGGGCCTCCAGGCTCGAAGGCGCAACCGTCTATAACCGCGACAAGGAAAAGATCGGCACGGTGGACGACCTCGTCGTCGCGCCGAACGACAGCAGCGCCTATGCGATCCTGTCAGTGGGCGGATTTCTGGGGATGGGCAAGCATCTGGTGGCGGTGCCGTTCCGCGATCTGCAGATCGACCGCCGGCAGCTCATCCTGCCGGACGCGACGAAGAAGTCCGTGGAGGCGTTGCCCGAATTCAGGTATGCGCCTGAGTAG
- a CDS encoding DUF6723 family protein — translation MMRHKADVSDGDFDIYASYHGTGDGRYMGGLSVIRKSDRKILFPFDGAPQIGPYATPAEAREAAVEYGRKIIAADRAVPEE, via the coding sequence ATGATGCGACATAAGGCGGATGTTTCCGACGGCGACTTCGATATCTACGCGAGCTACCATGGCACTGGTGACGGTCGATATATGGGCGGCCTCAGCGTGATCAGGAAGTCTGACCGGAAGATTCTGTTCCCGTTCGACGGCGCGCCGCAGATCGGACCTTACGCGACGCCGGCCGAAGCGCGCGAGGCGGCAGTGGAGTATGGCCGCAAGATCATTGCGGCAGACCGGGCCGTGCCCGAAGAGTAA
- a CDS encoding YihY/virulence factor BrkB family protein, producing the protein MSVDTLHRARSIARHPGVFLLQTLKAFRANQGMLLAGAVAYYALLSIVPLLILIVIALSHVVDPRLLLATLARLLRWLVPGQADPLVRELANFLAHRAVIGWVLLVTMFFFSSLAFTVLENAMSVIFVHRVAIRRRHFMLSALLPYCYILFLGVGLLIVTFVSTGLQAVGAQGVELFGRHVSLQGFSRALLYLLGVAGEIFVLTSIYLVMPVGRPVLRHALFGGVTAALLWEITRHVLVWYFATLSQVSVVYGSLTTAIVILFSLEWLATLLLFGAQVISQYECSGTDAGPPPEPGLATH; encoded by the coding sequence ATGAGCGTCGACACCCTGCACCGCGCGCGCAGCATTGCACGGCATCCGGGCGTTTTCCTGCTGCAGACGTTGAAGGCCTTTCGCGCCAACCAGGGCATGCTGCTGGCTGGGGCGGTAGCCTACTACGCTCTCCTTTCGATTGTTCCGCTTCTGATCCTGATTGTTATTGCGCTGTCGCACGTGGTGGACCCGCGCCTTCTGCTCGCCACGCTTGCGCGTTTGCTGCGCTGGCTGGTGCCGGGCCAGGCCGACCCGCTCGTCCGTGAACTTGCCAATTTTCTCGCGCACCGCGCGGTGATTGGCTGGGTGCTGCTCGTGACGATGTTCTTCTTCAGCTCGCTTGCCTTCACCGTGCTGGAGAACGCGATGTCGGTGATCTTCGTGCATCGGGTGGCGATCCGCCGGCGTCATTTCATGCTGTCGGCGCTGCTGCCGTATTGCTATATCCTCTTTCTCGGCGTCGGCCTGCTGATCGTCACATTCGTCTCCACCGGCTTGCAGGCGGTCGGCGCGCAAGGTGTCGAGCTGTTCGGTCGCCATGTTTCGCTGCAGGGATTTTCGCGCGCGCTGCTATATCTGCTCGGCGTGGCCGGCGAAATCTTCGTGCTGACCTCGATTTACCTTGTAATGCCAGTTGGCCGTCCCGTGCTGCGGCACGCATTGTTCGGTGGCGTGACAGCGGCCCTGCTGTGGGAAATCACGCGCCATGTGCTGGTCTGGTATTTCGCCACGCTGTCACAGGTCAGTGTGGTTTACGGCTCGTTGACAACTGCCATCGTGATCCTCTTCAGTCTCGAGTGGCTCGCCACACTCTTGCTGTTTGGCGCCCAGGTGATCTCCCAGTATGAATGTTCCGGCACCGATGCCGGGCCGCCACCCGAACCGGGCCTCGCCACCCATTGA
- a CDS encoding TetR/AcrR family transcriptional regulator — protein sequence MPDTPNSRATRQRTQKLPDPAEATDGRQPRGARRKRETRTRLLDAALRLMAEKGMGSVAIKDITEAADVGFGSFYNHFESKEGIFAALVEWVFEEFAGTLDRMAGGLSDPAEVVAVCVRHTLMRARREPVWGQLLIREGFTVHALNWGLGQRLLRDSQSGISAKRFVVPDHFLCLISVTGIIFAAIAAELHFSASVTPAVRQQKASGLGEQNFAERAAAVVLQALGLKRAEAERIARLPLWQAYCW from the coding sequence ATGCCTGATACCCCGAACTCCCGTGCAACCCGGCAGCGCACACAAAAGCTGCCAGATCCGGCCGAGGCGACCGACGGGCGCCAGCCGCGCGGCGCCCGCCGCAAGCGGGAGACTCGGACCCGCCTGCTCGACGCTGCGCTCAGGCTAATGGCCGAGAAAGGGATGGGTTCAGTGGCCATCAAGGACATCACCGAAGCCGCCGATGTCGGTTTCGGCTCCTTCTACAACCATTTCGAGTCGAAGGAAGGAATCTTCGCCGCGCTCGTCGAGTGGGTGTTCGAGGAGTTCGCCGGCACGCTTGACCGCATGGCCGGCGGGCTGTCTGACCCGGCCGAAGTGGTCGCTGTCTGTGTGCGCCATACGCTGATGCGCGCCCGCCGCGAGCCGGTGTGGGGACAACTCCTGATCCGCGAGGGTTTTACGGTACATGCGCTGAACTGGGGTCTCGGTCAGCGACTGCTGCGCGATAGTCAAAGTGGCATTTCCGCGAAACGCTTTGTCGTCCCGGACCACTTCCTGTGCCTCATTTCCGTTACAGGCATCATCTTCGCGGCGATCGCCGCTGAGTTGCACTTTTCCGCCTCCGTTACACCAGCGGTCCGGCAGCAGAAGGCATCTGGACTGGGAGAACAGAACTTTGCCGAGCGCGCTGCTGCGGTCGTGCTACAGGCACTTGGGCTCAAGCGCGCGGAGGCGGAGAGGATTGCGCGGTTGCCGTTATGGCAAGCGTACTGCTGGTAG
- a CDS encoding response regulator, protein MATILLVDDDPNILHPLRLLLEREGYRVLTAPDGQAALSATVVESPNLIVTDWMMPRMDGVGLCRRLKDDAATAEIPVVMLSAASPPPPVEPLWDVLLPKPTPIARLIKEIRTLVKERGSSASAHAPTR, encoded by the coding sequence TTGGCGACGATACTGCTTGTAGATGACGACCCGAATATTCTGCATCCGCTTAGACTACTGCTTGAGCGGGAAGGATACCGCGTGCTCACCGCGCCAGATGGGCAAGCCGCGCTGTCTGCAACTGTCGTGGAGAGTCCGAATCTCATCGTGACCGACTGGATGATGCCGCGCATGGATGGTGTTGGACTGTGCCGACGACTCAAGGACGACGCGGCGACAGCCGAGATTCCAGTCGTCATGCTGTCAGCGGCGTCGCCGCCTCCTCCGGTGGAGCCGCTGTGGGATGTCCTTTTGCCGAAACCCACGCCCATAGCCCGACTGATTAAGGAGATTCGTACTCTCGTGAAGGAGCGCGGCTCAAGCGCGTCGGCTCATGCGCCCACGCGATGA
- a CDS encoding KUP/HAK/KT family potassium transporter, producing MNVPAPMPGRHPNRASPPIELRQSGALHARSTQSSSQRSCSLSSRFAPHVRVWSAYGIAAGLTMLTTTIQMIALSPTLWHWSKLAVAAASVPLLIVDGMLIAANLRKIPRGGWFPVTVGNAFVHFAYMPEPPPTPRTIRGVTLRARPGLPQ from the coding sequence ATGAATGTTCCGGCACCGATGCCGGGCCGCCACCCGAACCGGGCCTCGCCACCCATTGAATTGCGTCAGAGCGGCGCGCTCCACGCACGCTCAACGCAATCCTCTTCGCAGCGGTCATGCTCCTTGTCATCACGTTTCGCACCTCACGTCCGCGTATGGTCCGCGTATGGCATCGCGGCTGGCTTGACGATGCTGACCACCACGATCCAGATGATCGCGCTGTCCCCCACCCTCTGGCACTGGTCGAAGCTGGCGGTGGCCGCGGCCAGCGTGCCGCTCCTGATCGTCGACGGAATGCTGATCGCGGCGAATCTGCGGAAGATTCCCCGCGGCGGCTGGTTTCCCGTGACCGTCGGCAATGCGTTCGTCCACTTTGCTTACATGCCGGAGCCGCCACCTACGCCGCGTACTATCAGAGGCGTTACTCTTCGGGCACGGCCCGGTCTGCCGCAATGA
- a CDS encoding phage holin family protein — MSIRSKVTKWRNVGRFCVERATDYGELIGVELEETRKCLVRELSALVALAVAGLFTLSFVCIAIIATAWRTPYFLPVVWGVAAMWLIVSFISLLLVRAQKPGRSLHILQREIRSDLDTLKEALK; from the coding sequence ATGTCCATCCGTTCGAAAGTCACCAAGTGGCGAAACGTCGGCAGATTCTGCGTCGAACGAGCCACCGATTATGGTGAGCTAATCGGTGTCGAACTTGAGGAGACCCGGAAATGTCTGGTCCGCGAGTTAAGCGCACTCGTTGCCCTGGCCGTCGCTGGCCTTTTCACTCTTTCGTTTGTGTGCATTGCGATCATCGCGACGGCCTGGCGGACGCCCTATTTTCTTCCCGTGGTATGGGGCGTCGCCGCGATGTGGCTGATCGTGTCATTTATCTCCCTGCTCCTCGTTCGCGCTCAGAAACCCGGCCGCTCGCTTCATATTCTGCAAAGGGAGATCCGGAGCGACCTCGACACGTTGAAGGAGGCGCTCAAATGA
- a CDS encoding VOC family protein — protein MQEFERIKVLFVAGFGPIVRDKIAGRNLYGETFNISFKEESGGYLHTEALKGVQSFALWPLEQAAQSCFGKDSWPDDTPVPQAWLEFDVEDVEGATAELESRGYRILVKNKKEPWGQTVTRFLSPEGLLVGLTITPSMRHP, from the coding sequence ATGCAAGAGTTTGAGCGTATCAAGGTCCTGTTCGTTGCCGGATTTGGACCAATCGTCCGCGATAAAATCGCGGGCCGGAACTTGTACGGGGAGACATTCAATATCTCATTCAAGGAGGAGTCAGGCGGTTATCTGCATACTGAGGCTCTGAAAGGAGTTCAGAGTTTTGCCTTATGGCCGCTCGAGCAGGCGGCGCAGTCCTGCTTTGGCAAAGATTCCTGGCCGGACGACACGCCCGTTCCCCAGGCATGGCTCGAATTTGATGTCGAGGATGTCGAAGGAGCAACTGCGGAACTGGAATCGCGAGGCTATCGAATTCTCGTCAAGAACAAGAAAGAGCCGTGGGGGCAGACGGTCACACGATTTCTTTCTCCGGAAGGATTGCTGGTTGGCCTGACAATTACTCCGTCGATGCGGCACCCGTGA